AGTGGTAGGACAGGCTGATCTGCATGTCTGAAGCATGACgggaatttcttctttttctcagaGAACATGCTGTCATTGGGAGGGGACATTGTGTGGGAAGAATTGGAAACCTGCTGTGGTGCCGCGCATTTTTATATACCGTACTGATCTCTTTGCAGGTGGCCTGTgtgggaaaagagaaaagagaaagaaaagaggcaagCCTTGGCAACAAGAATGTCGAATGGTGAGCAAGCCGTGTTTTGGATAGCTGGATGACCTCCATTAATTCTCAGCCTCCCCTCACCCTGGTTCGAGGAGAGGCCTGCAGGACTTCTGGTCAGGCTGGAGCTCCTAGGTGCTGCTTCTCCACCTAatatgcatatgtgtgtgtttcagatgggGAGAAAGCGGCCGTGTTCCGGACCACCAAGGTACGGACCAAGCTGAAGGGAGacagcagctggctgcagcagcGGAGTGACTCCCAGACTGAAACCACGGATGAGAAAGTCAGGACCAAGCTGAAGGGAGACAGCAGCTGGCTGCAGGGGCGGAATGATTCTCAGGCCGACGCTGTAGAGGAGAAACCATGGTAAGGACCAGGCGTGCCTGTTTGGAGCGCCACTCATTTGGATAGACAAACCGAAGCTGCTTTGCATCTGTGCAGGATGGCAGAATTAAGAAACTTCCGTCAGAATGGAGACGACGCGCCCACCAGCCCGGTGTCATCGCCGGCCGAATCCACCCAGCCGCCCGCAATTCTGAGGCTGAAAGGTAAACGTGACTCACTAACCTGCTCCGCTCCTGGAGACCTGCCACACAACACACTAACCAAGTCTCTTTATATTTAGAACTCCAACCTCAGGCTTCCTGATCAGGTGAGATTAATGCTCACAAACCCAGCAGAAATGTGGATTTACCAAGACTTAGTATCAGTGAGGTTAAGATTAAATATAGGACAACAAAGATTCACCGTGAGAActtgtctccttctctttcagAGGCATTTTCACCAAACTAGACTCTCCTTCCTCACCGACCAACAGCTTCAGGTGAGAACACGCCTTTTTGAGTAAGCAAATAGTGAGACAGTAGAGAGGTTCCAATTTTTATCTGTTTAACTTTCAGTGGATCGACACAAATCATCAAGAAACCCTCCGAGAGCTACAAGAAAATGTGCGAACATGTTAACATGACTGACGCCTGGCACCTGAGAGAGTGATGTGGATTGTTTTTTGACCTCTTTGTGCTGCCGTTCCTCAGAGCCCCCCACACTGTGAAGTCCTCCACACAAAACCAGGAATCCCTGCTTAGCGAGGACGAGCAGCAGAAAAGGTGAAACTGCAATTGCAATTGTTTCTTGTATGCCAAGAAACATGCCCGCATTTGCATTATAATGACTTGATTTGCAGGAGGGAGGCAGCCAGCAGTGTTCTGAAGAAATCTGCAGCCAGGCAGCGATCGTATGTGCTGTCGGCAGCTAAGAAGTTTGAGTACGTGTCTCAAGACCGTGTTTATCTTGAGGTTCCTGTACTTCATTCCATTAGTATATTTAAAACAGATGAGTGAATGAATCCCTGAAAACGTGATGTTATTTATTCAGTTTTCATATTgtatcattcattcattcaggtCCCCACATGATGCATCTGAACCATCACTGGACCAAAGCAATCAAGCCTTTGTGGCTACAAGGTAAATGGTCCATCTGGATCTGTGACTGCGCTCCTATGCTTTGAGTCTGTGGCTTTCATGTGTGTCCGTATCCATGGCTACACACAAACAGGGTGGAGATAATTGATGACGAGATCGCTGGAAGTGCCACGCCCACAACTGTGGCCACCACACCCCAGCCCAAGCCAAGACGAATGTCAGTGCCCAGCTCTCTTGATTACCACTCTCTTTAAGTACAAACGTTGGCCATTATTCagttcctgcttcctctgcagcGACATTTTATTTAATAGTTTTCCTGCTCTTTATAGAGTCAGCGCCACATCGGCGGAGGAAGAGCCAGCAGCCCCAAAGAAAGAAGCCACCCCAGAGGCGGGTAAAGAAGCCCCCCCTCTGGTGCCCGAAAAAGACCCATTTGAACACATGAAACCAGGCTGCACCAAAGTGGACACCCCGCTGCCTGAACTCAGCCTGGAGTGTGTTCAATCAGCCGACGCCGGGACAAAAGCTGAAGCCTCACAGCTTTCTGGACAAACTGACGAAGCTCTGGTCAAATGCCCCCCAGCGATCCCAACTCTAATACCACCTGTTGCAGCTCCCCCCAAAGCTGCCTCACCTGCCCCAGAAGCCCCCGCTCCTGTGTCTACCATCCTGAAGGCTCCAGCCCCAACCCCAGCTGTCCCAGAACCTACGACCCAAGAATCAACAGCCCCTGCTGTAGTTGTCCCAGAATCCCCTACACTAGTGTCCAGCATACCAAAGTCTCCAACCCCAACTTCACCTGTTCCAACAACAGCCTCCACTACCCCAGAACCAACAGCCCCAGCTTTAGTTAACCCCCACTCTCCTGCTGCAGTATCTGTGAACATGGTGTCTCCAGTCCCACCTTCCTCTGTCCCAGAATCCCCTGCTTCAGTGTCTGACATTGCAGAGTCTGCAATCCCAAATGTGGTTATCACAGAAACCCCAGCAGCAGTACCTGTTGTCTTAGAGTCTCCAACTCCAACCTCACCTGTCCCAGAATCCCCTGCTCCAGTGTCCACTACCCCAGGGTCTCCAACTCCAACCTCACCTGTCCCAGAATCCCCTGCTCCAGTGTCCACTACCCCAGGGTCTCCAACTCCAACCTCACCTGTCCCAGAATCCCCTGCTCCAGTGTCCAACACCTCAGAATCACTAGTCTCAACCGGACTGATCCTTGAATCTCCACTTCCGGTGTCCATTACGACAGAGTCTCCAACTTCAACTTCCCCCATCTCAGAATCCCCTGCTCCAGTGTCCAACACCTCAGAATCACTCGTCCCATCCATACAGTTCCTAGAATCCCCTGCTCTGGTGTCCACTACCCCAGAGTCTCCAACCCCATCTTCAACTGTCCAAAATCCTCTGCTCTGGTGTCCACTACCCCAGAGTCTCCAACCCCATCTTCAACTGTCCCAAAATCCTCTGCTCTGGTGTCCACTACCCCAGAGTCTCCAACCCCATCTTCAACTGTCCCAGAATCCCCTGCTCCGGTGTCCAACACCTCTGAATCACTAGTCTCAACCGGACTGATCCTTGAATCTCCACTTCCGGTGTCCATTACGACAGAGTCTCCAACTTCAACTTCCCCCATCTCAGAATCCCCTGCTCCAGTGTCCACACCTCAGAATCACTCGTCCCATCCATACAGTTCCTAGAATCCCCTGCTCTGGTGTCCACTACCCCAGAGTCTCCAACCCCATCTTCAACTGTCCAAAATCCTCTGCTCTGGTGTCCACTACCCCAGAGTCTCCAACCCCATCTTCAACTGTCCCAAAATCCTCTGCTCTGGTGTCCACTACCCCAGAGTCTCCAACCCCATCTTCAACTGTCCCAAAATCCTCTGCTCTGGTGTCCAACACCTCTGAATCACTAGTCTCAACCATACTGATCCTAGAATCTCCAGCTTCAGTCTCCACTACCCCAGATTCCCCAACTTCAACCTCGCCCATCCTAGAATCCCAAGCTGCAGTGTCTTTTGTCCCAGTTCCTCCAGCGTCTGCTGTAACAGAGACCACAGAGAAGACTGAACAAGAACCATCACTTAATCTGAGGTGAGACCTCCACTCACTCACTTTATGGCATCATCATCTCAGTTTGGCCACCTGCCTGCATCAGGAAATTCACCTCTTTGATGATCCGCCATGTATTGACTGACATTTTGAATACACGCTCCTCTAAGGGAGATGAAAATGAAGCCATGCATGCTGTTATCCTGCTTCCAGGCAGTCTCCTGTTTGCATTTGCACTGTGTGTTTAAACTtgttatttaaatgtatgaATGGAAGCTCTCCTGGAATTCCGTGTGTTTATCCCCCATCTacctccacagctccagagaTGACACCCTTGTCGCTCTTTCTGACACTCTCATCTCTTTTGACACGAGTACAAGAAGGTATTGAACACAAAACAGTCAGGAAAGCAGCTAAAAAAACAATATGAACTGAAAATGTTAGGTAATGTGCCATCTGATAATTAGACTTAATGGCATCCCCAGCTCCAAGGATGACGACCCAGAGCGAGAGACATCTCCGACAGCGAAGCACGCAGATGACAAACGGTACTTCCTCATTTTTGTCATAGCTGCTTTGGCAGGAGGGTAGTTGATGGCTAATTGCCGCTGTGAATGCTTCAAAGTGCCACAGGTGATTTCAGGCGAATTCCACACTGAGGATATCCACAATTAGACGGGATTCATTAGGAAGCTTAAAATGTAATTGATATAGAGTATTTGGGTACCAACACAGGTGCACtaatttctttgtttgtttgtttgttttttcatttatcTGCAGAGCTGAAGAGACACCAACTCCAGAGCTCAGCAACTGTGTGGCAGTAACAGATGATCTTCTTGCCTTCACTTCTGGGtttgtttaaatcacaattGAGTGCTGTGACGAATGTCCTCCACCGGGTGGCACTGTTGCGCTTTAAAAACAGTCTCATCTGCAGTGGTGGTGTGACAGTAAATTCTAAATAGCACTTAAGTATATTTAAGAAAGTAGTGCCAttacaaatacatttatttctaaatatAGTCTAATAGacaatgatttttctttttaaaaaatagaccTCATTCTTTTGATATTGCCTAAGCTTAACTGTAAAATTcatttgcaatttttttttttaatgatgaattTGTGATGGTactgtgtttttttctgcagtcCTGAAGAACCACCAGAGCCCGTTCCCCCTAGCCCAGGACGTTGGAGCCAGGATCTGCTTGCCGACCTAGGCGGGTAGGAGAATAAGTTTTGGTTCACCTCACCCAAGACTGAGATGCAGCACAATTATCCTTGCAATCAtagacgttttttttttttttccacatttgatgTCTGTAGCGAGTCTGAAGAGACCAGAGGCACCCTGGATCTGCTGGCCGACGATGTCACCTTTATCAGCACAGAAGCAGCGGGGTGAGAGCCACAGAGACATTAACTGTTATCACTGCGGATAAAGTCATAATAAAGCCCATCAACCCACAAACTCGTCTCACTTCCTGCACTGTTCCGCAACATCAAGTCAGATGGAAACACAAGTGCCTCATACTTTCAAAGCCATGTTTTATCTGCACCGTGGCCTGAAATAGAAGACAATGTGCTGTGCTTATTAGGACTGtgacattgttttgttttccagcctcaacgtggagccagaggaggagaaacaggcgGCAGATGGAATGCGAAGGTAAAAGAGGGACGACAGGCTTCTCTTAAACAACGATCGGTCcacacagagctgctcctgCCCCTGGATGCACTTGACTCAGATAAGCACCACAGTGATCTCAGCTAAATAACCCCACCACTGTTCCTACCCTCAGCTCCACGGAGACAGTCACTACAACCACTAAAACTGTCATCATCATTGACAAAGGgtacgagcacacacacacacacacacacacacacacacacacacacacacacacacacaacacacacacacacacacacacacacacacatgcagtcagAGGAAAGTCAGCTCTGCACTTTATTCAGATGGTTTTCTTGCTTATTAAATTGTTCAGTGGGGCTTCAGCCTTCTCTGGGACTGGCCTGGTAAATAGTGTATGAGAAGAGCCACGCTAACCCGAACTTGCCCTCCTTCCTTCTGCCATTCATGCCCAcgtcttgtctttttttcatgCAACGCAGACGGAGCACGGACCCAGAGCCTTGGAGCTCGAACGTGACAACCACGGTCGTCGAATCGAGGTAGTTTGTCTATGTTTAAGTCCTTCATGCTTGTGTGGGTTGATCTTTCCAGAGAAAATGCTGATCTAATTGAGATTTGTGACACTTCCTTCAGTTTGCGTCAGCACTGGCGCTGATGCAGATACCTGGGAGCTTGGAGATATCCTTGTTCAATTATTAAACCGTATGCTTCAGCACGAGGATGGGAGAGTGGCCATTCTTTTACGCATCAGGGGATAACAAAGTGAATCTGAGCACCTCTTTTCTAAGTGGgcaaagcaacagaaaaacaaatacaagTGAAAAGTAACTCAATTTGTGGCATCCCTGGAAAAATAGAAAGGAATTAAAAGTCAGAAGAGGATTTAAACCATTTTCATCCTTTTAGTTTGCGACTGGCTGCAGACTAGGTTCGGTTAAGTGGGATCCAGTTGTCCGAGATATCAGCTCCCGATTCTGATTGGGTTTGGCCCCTGGCTGCGGTGTTTCTGTTTACCATTCAAACTGCATTAAATCTTTCCATTATGAGTCAATGTGATCAGAATTCCTCTGACACAAGATGGGCCGTGCTGACAATTGAGAGTGAAATCAGTGTGAAATTGTTTTTCAGCTTGGCTGATCCGTTTGATCCATATCCGATAGGGAGCACAGCCCCTAACAGGTAATCATATTGGTTTGGAGCTGTGACTGTTTTCCAGCCAGCCCGATAGCATCTCCGCATGCATAATGCAGCAGTTTCTGATTATGAGCCACTTTTCTTTATTGCAGCTCGGCTGACCTGCTCCAGCCCGACTCAGATATTCCCATCAACAGGTATTGGATTCATCTTGAAAACgccctccttttttccttttggggGGCACATCTGCCGCATGTTAAAATATCAGCATTTCACTTTGTTGTGAAGTGGAATATTCCTTCGTCATGACCCTCATCTATCCTTCCTGCTGGAATGATGATTCATCACATATAAGATTCATTTGTTCTGTGTTTGCAGTGTTTCAACGACTTATACGGTGAAAAAAGATCCAGGAACCAAGTAAGAAGCTCTCAACCCAACACCTGTAGCCTTTATATCTGCAGTTCTCAGCCTCATGCATAGAAACCTGCAGTATGAGGTGTTTTCCACAGGGACACCAGAGAGAACAGAGATTAAAATTAATGACGATGAAATATGCAAGCGAACTAAATAACTGATGGCGTTTATTTTTTAGTTCGATTCCCTAATCAGTTCCTCTAATTCAGGAGTCAAAGTGTTTTCTTCCCCAATTTGCGCCGTTTGCGTCCGGTTCGAGCTGTCGGCGAGTTGATGATTTCGGCCCGTTGTTCCTTCGACTATAACGAATTCTCCCTCCGTTCGACTGGCAGCATGAGCAGCGCCACGCTGGGAACCCTCGCAGACGACATCATCCCCATCGACACCGGCGCCGCCAGGTAACCTGCCGACCCCATGGTGTCCTGGATGAGTTCATAAAGCTTTATGTGACTgagccgtctgtctgtctgtctgtctgtctgtctgtctgtctgtctgtctgtctgtctgtctgggagCAGGCTCAGCACCCGGCGCTCGTGGGCCCGCACATGGGAAACCGGCACCGCTGAGCAAAGGTGATGATACGCTTTGGTTCACTTTCACGCTGCCACGCGCATCCACCCAGCGCACGTGCAGCCGCGCACGTCCATTATGGCTAAAAGCTTTTCAATGTCTGTCCCCTCTCCCAGCCAAGAAGCTGAGGCAAAAGATGGAGATCAAAAGATGTTTGTCATGTTCGAGAGAAAGTAAGTCATTTTGTTATTTAAAGCTCTCTTCCCCTTTGTGCccgtgtgcctgtgtgtgtgtgtgtgtgtgattcttttCAATCCTGTAACCTGCTTTATTCTCACTGTGGTGAAGAAAAGAGGCTTTTGCAGCATTTGGTCACTGAGCCGGAAAACATTGTGCGCTGGTGCTAATAAATATGGGTCAGATATGTGGAGTGTTTGTGACACACATCCGCCATAAAGCCGATCATCTCGCCGCTGTATTCCGTACGCATCTGTTTGTGCTCCAGGTCTGCTGAGAATGACTCCCCGTGGGACAGGTGGACGTCCCCCACCGtttacaccaccaccaccgaggaggaggaggaagaggaggaggaggaggaggagtgcgaTCTGTACGTTATATAAATGCACTTTGTTATTGTGCTTCCTCGCCTTTCTGCTGACATTTCAACCCAAATTCATCAAATATAGTGAAACTGAGCATTTTCAAagtgttttcctctcatttctgcTATCAGTCAGTGAAACTGACAGGAATCTTTGTGTAAATGTCACCTCTAATCTTCACATGAGGCAGTCGGGGAAATTTTGAAACGGAGATGGTGTCTTTCGATGTGTCCAGCAACATAAAGTTTAGTCCACCAGAATCTAAAACCAGTTATTTGACCAACCTGTGGGCCATACGTCACAGCGAACTAATAATTAGTAGTTGATTAATGTCAAGGCTTCATCACCTGGAAGTATCATCAGGTGgcaaatgtcctttttttcagGCCTAAGGACACGCAGATGGAGACGGTGACGACCATCACCACTATCAGGTCtggacacacacctgacccGTCACACTCGACAGCTAatttggtgatggtggtggtgtacACACAGCTCACCAGGGTCAATAATTCATGACCCCCACCTACCCCTCCCAGTCTACCagctttatttgcttttatatatatatatatatatatatatatatataaatggcCGACTTGTCTGGCGGATGCTGTCCGTGTTATCGACTCCTTCGGCTTATAGCAGGAGTCTAATCCAGCTTCCTTTCCTTCCCAGGGAGATACAGAGTGAGCGGGAGCCGGCCATGGATCAGTAAGTTCATGATCTTGTTAACGTCAGACAGCATTATGCCAGGATACTTTCTCCAGAGTgttattttctgctgtttgctccGCTGactttattgatttttcttGAGACGCTGCCCAAGCTGGTGTTCTTTGACGGCCTTAAAATGTTAAGCGTCAGTGCAGACCCTTGTTCTGGCCGTCCTGGTTATTGAATGATTCCTTAATTTTATGGTGTTTTCACACGATAACTCAGGGTGACTCCTATGTCAACTCTTTTGTAGGAGTGATAGGATCTGGACTCCCCTTGTCTTTTGATttgtcctcacttcctgtctcctaaTCACCGGTCTGCAGATGTCACATTATTGACGTGCATTAGCCATATTCCTTCCATCCAACCGCAGCCTACCGCTAACAAGCCACGGCAGAAAACAATTATCTCCCCAGTCCCCCCTGATAGACGTGGGGCCATCCGCCACGGtgaggtgagggatcagactaAGTGTGATGCACTCTTGTCTCCAGTTACGGAAGCTATTCCAGAACCTTGATAGAAGAGGACCAGCGGCTCCAAACACCGTCACCTGAGGCCAAAAAGTGAGCGATTCCACCGCTCATTTCAAGTGGCAGCTCATGTTTTTAGCATGTCTAATAACttgctctgctctcctgaaGGCCGTTTGTGTACGTGAAGGAGTACATCAACACGACGGCGTTGTCCTTGCACAGTGCGAGGTGGGACAAATTAATTATGCAAGATGAACCAATACTCTATGAATACTGCAGGATAAATGTTGACAAATGCTTTTTTGTGCCCCCACAGTGGATCAAACTACTCCAGGtaaacattttctttgtttcaaaCATAAAATTTAACATTTCTGCCTGTGACAGATttttgacagatttttttttcttttggggggtGGAGTCTCACTCATTGCTTTAATTCAAGCCTTCATTTGAGGTGACACTGTGACTCCAGGTCACCCTCTTTCATTATTCAAGCAAAAATGGATTTGTTCAGATATAATTCCTTCCATTTCTGTTGTGCAACAACACAATTCCCTGAACCTGAAAATGGGCCATTAGCCTCCTCCTGCCTTGTTATCTCCAGCTCTGACAGTGTGTGTTAGCAGTGGGGCAGAAATTCCAAAAAGTGCGCTCATTAGAAGTGGCAACATTAAATATTTATACCTATTTAGCTTCCTGGCTCCAGACTGTGAGGGTCACGGGTTATTTTACcagtgcagctgcaggaatctTTGTCCAAAATAAATGATTGTGATTGCTGCTTCTCCCCAGTGGCTCAGAATCATCAACCTGCACCTACTGTGGAAAGCTGGTGGGCAACGATGCCAAGATCACCATCGAGCACCTCAATGTCAACTCACACCCTCACTGCTTCAAGGTAATTTAGACAGAGCCCAAAGCTCGCTTCTGCACAACACCAAATTTtagcatgcatacacacacacacacacacacgtccttcaAGGTGCgcataaatcacatttttgaAAGTAGGAGTTTAATTTGTGCTTTGTTGGAGATTGAAAACACTGACAAAGCTATCCTGTGGTGATGCTAAGCTAAACAGCTCTTAGCAGAGGTTTTGAGTGCAAAAGTTGTTTACCAGGTGTTCTGTATTTATGACAACAACCACCTCCTCCTTACTCGACAGTGTGCAGTCTGCAGTAAACCAATGGGAGACCTTCTCGACAGCATGTTTATCCACGCTGGCAAAGTCAACTGTGAGAGCTGCTACTCCAGAGCTTTTGATTGATCCCTGAATCTCTGCCGGCCCCCCCGCGTCAGAACAGGGGGGGAAGGTCTGGAACGTTCGGCCTTCGACGATCAAAGCGGCACGTTACAGTGCAACTGTACCATTATTTTATTGTCACCTTTGTGAAATTTCGCTGCCTTTTTGACCTTTGAATCAAATCTGCGCTTTAGCTCTCCTGGTGGTGGAAGCCGTACGTGCGTCAGTGAGGGATCTGCTGTGGAAAAAGATTCCAACAGACATGTCGGCTCTAGTTACAAGAAAATCACTTTAttacaaaatgttttattttgcatttctggATACAAAAGTGTTCACGTGTACGTCGCCTTGTTAAATAAAAGCCGTTGTGTAATCTCGGTAGTAACGTGTGGTACGAAACGGGATTGTCAGCGACATGTTCGGTAAAAGCTCCTCGATAATATTGCACTCAAACGTGGACGCGCTGTAACAGAAAAGAGACGCAGCCGCAGAGGTTCCAGGTGTTTCCTGAAAACGTCAATGTGAGAAAGACCAATTTTAAACCGCCCACATCCGCCTGGAAATGTCACTGTACAGATGCTAAAAATATGTGACCGACTGGGAGGATGGCCATCAATCACAGTCAGGTCTGTCTGGTTAAGAGAGACGTTTTCAGCTTTGTTGCTGTCACAAAATATCAAATATCTGATGGTATTGCCACCTTAAGACTTCAATTTTAGCATAAAAgccttttaaaatgtcaatttcCTTGGGAATTATAAAAGGTCAATAAATTATTAGCTGAATGGCGTCAAGACGGACACTAACTGGGGAGGAGGTCTTTGGCTCAAGTGCTAAACACTCACTAATTTCCCTCATTTAAAACAGAAGGAATGCAGAACACGGGTCACCGCCGGTAATCCTCGACATCGCCCGTCTCAGTTTTTTCCTCTGGCTCTGCGCACGGCCATGTTTTGGATGTGCTTCCACAGCAGCGAAGGATCCGACTCGTTATGTCTTATCAGAGACTCCAGCCCCTCTGCCTGGTCCAGGCTCTGCCAGTAATCCTGAGGCCATGTTTGCAGCCATCTGTGGACAGATACACAAACAGATTAGGCTCATCACAGCCCAGGATTTAATTAGATTTCCCGATTCAAACGGGCCGATTTCGACGCCCTATTCATGATGCTATCTGTACGACAGGCAGTGGGAGGATTTCGCCACCTGGAGCGACTTACCCGTCGTCTGCAGGCAGGTGGTGGACCTGTCCGTACCccgggctggggagggggcagccCATGTGGGAATTGGTGGCCATTTTCCACTCGGGTGGTTTGTTGGTTTTAGGGGCTTTCCTGTGTGCTCGCTCTGCTGCCAGCCGAGCGTTCTCCTGGTCGCACACGTAACATTCAAATCCATTCAGGTAGTTGGGTTTACTCATGTCATTCACCCCCCACTCCCGCCTTTCCAGCGCCTCCAGCAAGCGAGCGTTTGTAACGCGTTTGGGACTCTTGAACTCCAAGTATTTTCTGTACTCATCATCATTCTCATCGAGATGCAGGAGGTATTCGGCGAGGGCCTGCGGCGAGGGGAATTCGTCGATGATAATGGCCGAGCGCTCGTTTGGCATCCAGTCTGCCACCACGGACGATCCCCGATAGACGGGCACGCAGCCCTGATGGAGCGGCCGCCACAGCTTCTCTGTCATGTAGTCTGGACACAGGCCATTCTCCAGTGCCAGGTGGAACTTATAGCGCGCAACAAAGCTCATAAACGTCTGTTCTTCCCCTGTAGCTGTGGACGTGTCCTCCAGATTCCCCGCTAGTGGTTTATTATTCAAGCATTTCCCGTAAGAGTCCACCTAGAATGAAAAAAGGAGATTATTTATATGAAACTGGGCTCTTTTGATTTTAGGACGTTCTTTTCTTGAATCTGATCCCTTTCAAGGTCATGAGGAGGTTGCAGGAGCAGGGTACACCTGAGTGAGtcgccagctcctcctggacccTATGACCATTTGAGGcttcagtgccttgctcaagggtacctcagtggcgctctgaaggtgtcctggcacctcaccctactaccagaacacctttctGTTCAGCCTGTTCCTCGGtctgaaccgagaaccctccgccTAGtgccctacagactgagctaccttTGTGTATacggggcacacacacacacacacacacacacacacacacacaccacacacacacacacacacacacacagatatattgCTTTTCCACAGTGTTGCAAACTGTACAAATACATACATAAAGGTGGAAGCTGAATTAATCTAAAATCTAGTCTCATTTTAAAGATGTTGGTGAGAACACTGCACCTGAATGTACTTCATGAGCTCCTGGACgtatctgtctctgtctgatgGAACGTCACAGTGAGACTGCATGTAGAGCACAGGAGCCAGGCCTTCCCTCCTCAGCcggttcttctcctccagggaCACAGGCACTGGTGTGAGCAGGTATTCCAGGGATGGCAGCCACTGCAGCGTGAGAGGGTAGTCCGACTCTCTCCTAAAGGTGGCGGTGTAGTTGAAGAGCCTGATCCCAGGCCCGTGGGACAGAAGGTAGTTATTCATAGGGGACTCTTCATGAAACAACGCCCAGGTCTGGTGGCGGAGACGAGGGAGA
This genomic stretch from Takifugu flavidus isolate HTHZ2018 chromosome 9, ASM371156v2, whole genome shotgun sequence harbors:
- the znf185 gene encoding zinc finger protein 185 isoform X2, whose product is MDGRIKKLPSEWRRRAHQPGVIAGRIHPAARNSEAERTPTSGFLIRGIFTKLDSPSSPTNSFSGSTQIIKKPSESYKKIAPHTVKSSTQNQESLLSEDEQQKRREAASSVLKKSAARQRSYVLSAAKKFESPHDASEPSLDQSNQAFVATRVEIIDDEIAGSATPTTVATTPQPKPRRIVSATSAEEEPAAPKKEATPEAGKEAPPLVPEKDPFEHMKPGCTKVDTPLPELSLECVQSADAGTKAEASQLSGQTDEALVKCPPAIPTLIPPVAAPPKAASPAPEAPAPVSTILKAPAPTPAVPEPTTQESTAPAVVVPESPTLVSSIPKSPTPTSPVPTTASTTPEPTAPALVNPHSPAAVSVNMVSPVPPSSVPESPASVSDIAESAIPNVVITETPAAVPVVLESPTPTSPVPESPAPVSTTPGSPTPTSPVPESPAPVVHTSESLVPSIQFLESPALVSTTPESPTPSSTVPKSSALVSNTSESLVSTILILESPASVSTTPDSPTSTSPILESQAAVSFVPVPPASAVTETTEKTEQEPSLNLSSRDDTLVALSDTLISFDTSTRSSKDDDPERETSPTAKHADDKRAEETPTPELSNCVAVTDDLLAFTSGPEEPPEPVPPSPGRWSQDLLADLGGESEETRGTLDLLADDVTFISTEAAGLNVEPEEEKQAADGMRSSTETVTTTTKTVIIIDKGRSTDPEPWSSNVTTTVVESSLADPFDPYPIGSTAPNSSADLLQPDSDIPINSVSTTYTVKKDPGTNMSSATLGTLADDIIPIDTGAARLSTRRSWARTWETGTAEQSQEAEAKDGDQKMFVMFERKSAENDSPWDRWTSPTVYTTTTEEEEEEEEEEEECDLPKDTQMETVTTITTIREIQSEREPAMDHYGSYSRTLIEEDQRLQTPSPEAKKPFVYVKEYINTTALSLHSASGSNYSSGSESSTCTYCGKLVGNDAKITIEHLNVNSHPHCFKCAVCSKPMGDLLDSMFIHAGKVNCESCYSRAFD
- the znf185 gene encoding zinc finger protein 185 isoform X1, encoding MDGRIKKLPSEWRRRAHQPGVIAGRIHPAARNSEAERTPTSGFLIRGIFTKLDSPSSPTNSFSGSTQIIKKPSESYKKIAPHTVKSSTQNQESLLSEDEQQKRREAASSVLKKSAARQRSYVLSAAKKFESPHDASEPSLDQSNQAFVATRVEIIDDEIAGSATPTTVATTPQPKPRRIVSATSAEEEPAAPKKEATPEAGKEAPPLVPEKDPFEHMKPGCTKVDTPLPELSLECVQSADAGTKAEASQLSGQTDEALVKCPPAIPTLIPPVAAPPKAASPAPEAPAPVSTILKAPAPTPAVPEPTTQESTAPAVVVPESPTLVSSIPKSPTPTSPVPTTASTTPEPTAPALVNPHSPAAVSVNMVSPVPPSSVPESPASVSDIAESAIPNVVITETPAAVPVVLESPTPTSPVPESPAPVSTTPGSPTPTSPVPESPAPVVHTSESLVPSIQFLESPALVSTTPESPTPSSTVPKSSALVSNTSESLVSTILILESPASVSTTPDSPTSTSPILESQAAVSFVPVPPASAVTETTEKTEQEPSLNLSSRDDTLVALSDTLISFDTSTRRLNGIPSSKDDDPERETSPTAKHADDKRAEETPTPELSNCVAVTDDLLAFTSGPEEPPEPVPPSPGRWSQDLLADLGGESEETRGTLDLLADDVTFISTEAAGLNVEPEEEKQAADGMRSSTETVTTTTKTVIIIDKGRSTDPEPWSSNVTTTVVESSLADPFDPYPIGSTAPNSSADLLQPDSDIPINSVSTTYTVKKDPGTNMSSATLGTLADDIIPIDTGAARLSTRRSWARTWETGTAEQSQEAEAKDGDQKMFVMFERKSAENDSPWDRWTSPTVYTTTTEEEEEEEEEEEECDLPKDTQMETVTTITTIREIQSEREPAMDHYGSYSRTLIEEDQRLQTPSPEAKKPFVYVKEYINTTALSLHSASGSNYSSGSESSTCTYCGKLVGNDAKITIEHLNVNSHPHCFKCAVCSKPMGDLLDSMFIHAGKVNCESCYSRAFD